The following coding sequences lie in one Streptomyces venezuelae genomic window:
- a CDS encoding tRNA (adenine-N1)-methyltransferase has product MSEPTGAARRRGPFKVGDQVQLTDPKGRHYTFTLEAGKNFHTHKGSFPHDELIGAPEGSVVRTTGNVAYLALRPLLPDYVLSMPRGAAVVYPKDAGQILAFADIFPGARVVEAGVGSGSLSSFLLRAIGDQGMLHSYERREDFAEIAQQNVERYFGGPHPAWQLTVGDLQDNLSDTEVDRVILDMLAPWECLEAVSKALVPGGILCCYVATTTQLARTVESIREIGGFNEPTAWESMIRNWHIEGLAVRPDHRMIGHTGFLLTARRLADGVEPPMRRRRPAKGAYGEDYSGPNADGGSPR; this is encoded by the coding sequence ATGTCCGAACCGACCGGTGCCGCCCGCCGTCGCGGGCCCTTCAAGGTCGGGGACCAGGTCCAGCTCACCGACCCCAAGGGACGCCACTACACGTTCACGCTCGAGGCCGGGAAGAACTTCCACACCCACAAGGGTTCCTTCCCCCACGACGAGCTGATCGGCGCTCCCGAGGGCAGTGTTGTCCGAACCACGGGAAACGTCGCCTACCTGGCGCTGCGACCCCTGCTCCCCGACTACGTCCTGTCCATGCCCCGCGGCGCCGCCGTGGTCTACCCCAAGGACGCGGGGCAGATCCTGGCCTTCGCCGACATCTTCCCCGGCGCACGCGTCGTCGAGGCGGGCGTGGGCTCCGGTTCGCTGAGCAGCTTCCTGCTCCGCGCCATCGGCGACCAGGGCATGCTGCACTCCTACGAGCGCCGCGAGGACTTCGCCGAGATCGCCCAGCAGAACGTCGAGCGCTACTTCGGCGGGCCGCACCCCGCCTGGCAGCTCACCGTCGGCGACCTCCAGGACAACCTCAGCGACACCGAGGTCGACCGGGTCATCCTCGACATGCTCGCCCCCTGGGAATGCCTGGAGGCCGTCTCCAAGGCACTCGTCCCCGGCGGCATCCTCTGCTGCTATGTCGCGACCACCACCCAGCTCGCACGGACCGTCGAGTCCATCCGTGAGATCGGCGGCTTCAACGAGCCGACCGCCTGGGAATCGATGATCCGCAACTGGCACATCGAGGGCCTCGCCGTCCGCCCCGACCACCGCATGATCGGGCACACCGGCTTCCTCCTCACCGCCCGCCGCCTCGCGGACGGCGTCGAGCCGCCCATGCGCCGCCGCCGCCCCGCCAAGGGTGCCTACGGCGAGGACTACTCGGGCCCCAACGCCGACGGCGGCTCCCCGCGCTGA
- a CDS encoding site-2 protease family protein yields the protein MDESGENGGPQSDGAEGLRPAEPHGPHHAPGSQEPTRPVEPSTDDNRTSLTKTPGTETQRTETQRTETPRTETPRTETPRTETQRTEAPAGERPAEDRRPRAARSGRPGKGTPVPPKAQKGPGGGLLMGKPFGVPVYVAPSWFLVAALITWVFGNQLDRVLPELGGARYLVSLFFAVAFYASVLVHELAHTVAALRFKLPVRRIQLQFFGGVSEIEKESETPGREFVLAFVGPLLSLVLAGVFYAGMQAVDAGTVPGVLLAGLMISNLIVAAFNLLPGLPLDGGRMLRAVVWKITGKPMSGTVAAAWVGRALAISVLIGLPLLNQSGALGGEAQDIGGMDTVTDALLAAILAAIIWTGAGNSLRMARLREHLPELRARTLTRRAVPVESETPLSEALRRANDAGARALVVVDTDGDPMALVREAAIVSVPQHRRPWVGVGGLAQDLTEGMRISAELAGEELLDTLRATPATEYLVVEESGEIYGVLSAADVERAFVKAMARPT from the coding sequence GTGGACGAAAGCGGCGAGAACGGCGGGCCGCAGTCCGACGGCGCGGAGGGCCTGCGGCCGGCGGAGCCACACGGCCCGCACCACGCGCCCGGCTCCCAGGAGCCGACGCGCCCGGTCGAGCCGTCGACGGACGACAACCGGACCTCCCTCACCAAGACACCAGGCACGGAGACGCAGCGCACGGAGACGCAGCGCACCGAAACGCCGCGCACCGAAACGCCGCGCACCGAAACGCCGCGCACCGAAACACAGCGCACCGAAGCGCCCGCGGGAGAGCGGCCCGCCGAAGACCGGCGCCCCCGCGCCGCCCGCTCCGGCCGCCCCGGCAAGGGAACCCCCGTACCGCCCAAGGCCCAGAAAGGCCCCGGCGGCGGACTCCTCATGGGCAAACCCTTCGGCGTACCCGTCTACGTCGCCCCCAGCTGGTTCCTCGTCGCCGCCCTCATCACCTGGGTCTTCGGCAACCAGCTCGACCGCGTCCTGCCCGAGCTCGGCGGCGCCCGCTACCTCGTCTCCCTCTTCTTCGCCGTCGCCTTCTACGCCTCCGTACTCGTCCACGAACTCGCCCACACCGTCGCGGCCCTCCGCTTCAAACTCCCCGTACGCCGCATCCAGCTCCAGTTCTTCGGCGGCGTCTCCGAGATCGAGAAGGAGTCCGAGACCCCCGGCCGCGAATTCGTCCTCGCCTTCGTCGGCCCCCTCCTCTCCCTCGTCCTCGCCGGCGTCTTCTACGCGGGCATGCAGGCCGTCGACGCGGGCACCGTCCCCGGCGTCCTCCTCGCCGGCCTGATGATCTCCAACCTCATCGTCGCCGCCTTCAACCTCCTGCCGGGACTGCCCCTCGACGGCGGCCGCATGCTGCGCGCCGTCGTCTGGAAGATCACCGGCAAGCCCATGAGCGGCACCGTCGCAGCCGCCTGGGTCGGCCGCGCCCTCGCCATCTCCGTCCTCATCGGCCTGCCCCTGCTCAACCAGTCCGGCGCCCTCGGCGGCGAGGCCCAGGACATCGGCGGCATGGACACCGTCACCGACGCCCTCCTCGCCGCGATCCTCGCCGCGATCATCTGGACCGGCGCCGGAAACAGCCTCCGCATGGCCCGCCTCCGCGAGCACCTGCCCGAACTCCGCGCCCGCACCCTGACCCGCCGCGCCGTCCCCGTCGAGAGCGAGACCCCCCTCTCCGAAGCACTGCGCCGCGCCAACGACGCGGGCGCCCGCGCCCTCGTCGTCGTCGACACCGACGGCGACCCCATGGCCCTCGTCCGCGAAGCGGCCATCGTCTCCGTGCCCCAGCACCGCCGCCCCTGGGTCGGCGTCGGCGGCCTCGCCCAGGACCTCACCGAAGGCATGCGCATCTCCGCCGAGCTCGCCGGCGAGGAACTCCTCGACACCCTCCGCGCCACGCCCGCCACCGAATACCTCGTCGTCGAGGAGTCCGGCGAGATCTACGGAGTCCTCTCCGCCGCCGACGTCGAGCGCGCCTTCGTCAAGGCCATGGCCCGCCCCACCTAG